One Streptomyces mobaraensis NBRC 13819 = DSM 40847 DNA segment encodes these proteins:
- a CDS encoding helix-turn-helix transcriptional regulator: MRAARLIKLVLLLQSRASMTGAELARRLEVSERTVARDVLALSEAGVPVYADRGRTGGYRLVGGYRTRLTGLGRTEAEALFLSGVPTALRAMGLADAASAARLKVSAALLPELGDAPATAAQRFHLDAPGWWQPADPPPLLPATADAVWDDRPLTVRYRRRDGAEVERDLEPYGLVLKAGVWYLIAYVAEPRPGHRVYRVDRFTAATAGTGHFDRDEAFDLPAFWEEQAALFARSLLRETVVLRLSPEGARRLPYVADRRAGRDAVSAAGPPDAAGWVTVRLPVESLDVAQEQLSALGPEAEVLEPAELRGRFAEAARRSAGLYGVG, encoded by the coding sequence ATGCGAGCGGCCCGCCTGATCAAACTCGTCCTGCTGCTGCAGTCCCGCGCGTCCATGACGGGCGCCGAACTGGCCCGGCGGCTGGAGGTCTCCGAGCGCACCGTCGCCCGGGACGTCCTCGCCCTCTCCGAGGCCGGCGTCCCCGTCTACGCCGACCGGGGCCGCACCGGCGGCTACCGCCTCGTCGGGGGCTACCGCACCCGGCTGACCGGTCTCGGCCGCACCGAGGCCGAAGCCCTCTTCCTCTCCGGCGTGCCGACCGCCCTCCGCGCGATGGGCCTCGCCGACGCCGCCTCCGCCGCCCGCCTCAAGGTCTCCGCGGCGCTCCTCCCCGAACTCGGCGACGCCCCGGCGACCGCCGCCCAGCGCTTCCACCTCGACGCGCCCGGCTGGTGGCAGCCGGCCGACCCGCCCCCGCTGCTGCCCGCCACGGCCGACGCCGTCTGGGACGACCGCCCCCTGACCGTCCGCTACCGCCGCCGCGACGGCGCGGAGGTGGAACGGGACCTGGAACCGTACGGCCTCGTCCTCAAGGCGGGCGTCTGGTACCTGATCGCTTACGTCGCCGAGCCCCGCCCCGGCCACCGCGTCTACCGCGTGGACCGCTTCACGGCCGCCACGGCGGGTACGGGGCACTTCGACCGCGACGAAGCCTTCGACCTGCCGGCCTTCTGGGAGGAGCAGGCCGCGCTGTTCGCGCGTTCGCTGCTGCGCGAGACCGTCGTCCTGCGGCTGTCCCCGGAGGGCGCGCGCCGGCTGCCGTACGTCGCGGACCGGCGGGCGGGGCGGGATGCGGTCTCGGCGGCGGGGCCGCCGGATGCGGCGGGGTGGGTCACGGTGCGGCTACCCGTCGAGTCGCTCGATGTCGCCCAGGAGCAGCTCTCGGCCCTCGGGCCGGAGGCGGAGGTGCTGGAGCCCGCGGAGTTGCGGGGGCGGTTCGCGGAGGCGGCGCGGAGGAGTGCGGGGTTGTACGGGGTGGGGTGA
- a CDS encoding SDR family oxidoreductase gives MNVNAGTRPLDGKVALVAGATRGAGRAMAIELGRAGAVVYATGRTTREHRSEVGRPETIEETAELVTAAGGTGIAVRVDHLEIEEVRALVARVDRDHGRLDVLVNDVWGGDHLLEFETRVWDLKLERALRMLRLAQDAHLITSHCALPLLIRRPGGLVVEITDGTEEFNNARYRENMVFDLAKWGPIRMTWALAQELEPHGGTAVCVSPGFLRSEEMLEHFGVTEANWRDAVAKEPHFAVAESPAYIGRAVAALASDPERGRWNGQSLFSGQLAAHYGVTDVDGSRPDARGYFLDVVYGGKEGTAEAYR, from the coding sequence ATGAACGTGAACGCCGGAACGAGGCCGCTCGACGGCAAGGTCGCACTGGTCGCGGGCGCCACGCGGGGAGCGGGCCGGGCCATGGCGATCGAACTCGGCCGGGCCGGTGCCGTGGTCTACGCGACCGGCCGCACCACGCGCGAACACCGCAGCGAGGTCGGCCGGCCCGAGACCATCGAGGAGACGGCCGAACTGGTCACGGCCGCCGGCGGCACCGGCATCGCCGTCCGGGTCGACCACCTGGAGATCGAGGAGGTCAGGGCGCTCGTCGCACGCGTCGACCGGGACCACGGCCGCCTCGACGTGCTCGTCAACGACGTCTGGGGCGGCGACCACCTGCTGGAGTTCGAGACCCGGGTCTGGGACCTGAAGCTGGAACGGGCGCTGCGGATGCTGCGCCTCGCCCAGGACGCGCACCTCATCACCAGCCACTGCGCGCTGCCGCTGCTCATCCGGCGGCCGGGCGGGCTCGTCGTGGAGATCACGGACGGGACGGAGGAGTTCAACAACGCCCGGTACCGGGAGAACATGGTCTTCGACCTGGCCAAGTGGGGGCCGATCCGGATGACGTGGGCGCTCGCCCAGGAGCTGGAGCCGCACGGCGGGACGGCCGTGTGCGTCAGCCCGGGGTTCCTGCGCTCCGAGGAGATGCTCGAGCATTTCGGGGTGACCGAGGCGAACTGGCGGGACGCGGTCGCCAAGGAGCCGCACTTCGCTGTCGCGGAGTCGCCGGCCTACATCGGGCGGGCGGTGGCCGCGCTGGCCTCCGACCCGGAGCGGGGGCGGTGGAACGGGCAGTCGCTCTTCAGCGGGCAGTTGGCCGCTCACTATGGGGTGACGGATGTGGACGGGTCGCGGCCGGACGCGCGGGGGTACTTCCTGGACGTCGTGTACGGGGGGAAGGAGGGGACGGCGGAGGCGTACCGGTAG
- a CDS encoding DUF4240 domain-containing protein gives MDETEFWLLIDETRAEAGGDPEDHADLLVERLMRLDPDRVTDFARHFEVRYNRAYQWDLWGAATVLLGGASEDAFDYFRCWLIGQGRHVFEGALHDPDRLAELLDDFDEETDGDGEDLGYAAEEAYEQLTGAELPDLALPPAPAEPQGTPLDLADEDALAERFPALWERFRS, from the coding sequence ATGGACGAGACGGAGTTCTGGCTGCTGATCGACGAGACGCGGGCCGAGGCCGGCGGCGATCCCGAGGACCACGCCGATCTGCTGGTCGAGCGGCTGATGCGGCTCGACCCGGACCGCGTCACGGACTTCGCCCGGCACTTCGAGGTGCGCTACAACCGCGCCTACCAGTGGGACCTGTGGGGCGCCGCGACCGTGCTGCTGGGCGGGGCGTCGGAGGACGCCTTCGACTACTTCCGCTGCTGGCTGATCGGCCAGGGCCGGCACGTCTTCGAGGGCGCGCTGCACGATCCGGACCGTCTCGCCGAGCTGCTCGACGACTTCGACGAGGAGACGGACGGGGACGGCGAGGACCTCGGTTACGCGGCCGAGGAGGCGTACGAGCAGCTCACCGGCGCCGAACTGCCCGACCTCGCCCTCCCTCCCGCGCCCGCCGAGCCGCAGGGGACCCCGCTGGACCTGGCGGACGAGGACGCGCTGGCCGAACGCTTCCCCGCGCTGTGGGAACGCTTCCGGTCATGA
- a CDS encoding TIGR01777 family oxidoreductase, with product MRIALTGSTGLIGTALIRSLEADGHRVTRFVRRAPRGEDEAAWDPKRQRVDTRALAGCDAVVHLAGAGVGAHRWTEAYKREIRESRVLGTTAVAEAVACLDTPPRVLVSASATGFYGDAGDRVLDEDSPPGRGFLAGVCQEWEAATAPATEAGVRTVLIRTGLVVSRSGGAWGRMFPLFRLGLGGPLGNGRQYWSFISLRDHIAAVRHLLDTPELSGPVNLTAPEPVTNREVARTMGRVLRRPALLPAPAPALRLVLGELASDVLSSQRAVPRRLLDSGFRFAHPDVESAVRAALTPQGRASGR from the coding sequence ATGCGCATCGCCCTCACCGGCTCGACCGGCCTCATCGGCACGGCGCTCATCCGCTCGCTGGAGGCGGACGGCCACCGCGTCACACGGTTCGTACGCCGCGCGCCCCGGGGCGAGGACGAGGCCGCGTGGGACCCGAAACGGCAGCGGGTGGACACCCGCGCGCTGGCCGGCTGCGACGCGGTGGTGCACCTCGCGGGCGCCGGCGTGGGCGCGCACCGCTGGACGGAGGCGTACAAGCGGGAGATCCGGGAGAGCCGGGTGCTGGGCACGACGGCGGTCGCCGAGGCCGTCGCGTGCCTCGACACCCCGCCGCGGGTGCTGGTGAGCGCGAGCGCCACCGGCTTCTACGGCGACGCGGGCGACCGCGTCCTCGACGAGGACTCCCCGCCGGGCCGCGGTTTCCTGGCCGGGGTCTGCCAGGAGTGGGAGGCGGCCACGGCCCCCGCCACCGAGGCGGGCGTACGGACGGTGCTGATCCGGACGGGGCTGGTGGTGAGCCGGAGCGGTGGCGCCTGGGGCCGGATGTTCCCGCTGTTCCGGCTGGGGCTCGGCGGGCCCCTCGGCAACGGCCGCCAGTACTGGAGCTTCATCTCCCTGCGCGACCACATCGCCGCCGTGCGCCATCTGCTGGACACCCCGGAACTGTCCGGTCCGGTGAACCTGACCGCGCCCGAACCGGTCACCAACCGCGAGGTGGCCCGCACGATGGGGCGCGTGCTGCGCCGTCCCGCGCTGCTCCCCGCGCCTGCCCCGGCGCTCCGGCTGGTGCTGGGGGAGCTCGCCTCGGACGTGCTGTCCAGCCAACGGGCCGTGCCCAGACGGTTGCTGGACTCGGGCTTCC